A stretch of DNA from Ancylobacter polymorphus:
GTCCAGCGTCGTCATCACGCGGTGGACGAAGGGCGAAATCTGGGCGTCACCGATGCGACGCACCACGAGGGGGCCATCGGTCCCGTGCAGCGGGCCGTCACAATCGCGGTCGGCCTCCATGGCCCGGAACACCGGCAGGCAGGCTTCCCAGTTCCACCCCTGCGCGCCGAGGTCCTCCCATTCGTCATAGTCCCCGGGCGCGCCGCGATTGGCCATCAGGGCGTTGATCGCCGAGCCGCCGCCGAGGAGGCGGGCCTGCTCATAGCGCCGTGGCCGGCGGCCGGCATTGCGCGCCGCGTCCCCCATCAGCGCCGTCAGGCCGCTCCATATGTTGGTGGTGTCGAGATAGGCGCGGCCGGGATAGCGGGCGCGCACATCGGCCGGAATGTCGCCCGCCGCGACGTTGCGGCCGGCTTCGACAAGGATGACATCGCGCTGCGGGTCTTCGGAAAGCCGCGCGGCCAGAACGCAGCCGGCCGAGCCGCCGCCAAGAATCAAGGTGTCGGTGTTCATGAGGCGGTGTTCTGTCTGGGGTCGCGGCGCGCGCTGAGCGCGACCAGCATCACCACGAGGAACGAGACGGCGGTGAGCAGCGTGCTGATCGAGGCGATCGTCGGGTCGATCTCGTCGCGCAGGGCGGTGAACATGCGCTTGGTCAGCGTCTGGTACTGTCCACCGGAAATGAACAGCGCCACCACGGTCTCGTCCAACGCCGAAATGAAGGCGAAGAGCAGGCCGGTGATCACGCTCGGGCGGATCTGCGGCAGCGTGACGATGAAGAAGGTGCGCAGCCGGTTCATGCCGAGGCTGCGCGAGACCATCTCCTGCGCCGGATCGAACTTGCGCAGCCCCACCAGCACCGAGGTGATGACATAGGGCAGGCCGAGCATGACATTGGCCAGGATCAGGCCGGTCATGGTCGCCAGCAGGCCGACATTGGCATAGACGAGGAAGACGCCGACGGCGGTGATGACGATCGGCACCACCAGGGGCAGCATCAGCACCACCTGCAGGCTGCGCGCCAGCCGCGAATTGGCGAGGTTGAGCGCATAGGCGGCGGCGGTTCCCATCACCGTGGCGATGATGGCGCTCGACACGGCGACGATGAGGCTGACGCGCGTCGCCTGCATCCAGGCGGAACTGGTG
This window harbors:
- a CDS encoding ABC transporter permease — protein: MNVPKILLRVFVGLVLVWLMIPVVIIVPMSFSGARFLAFPPPSWSLRWYEAYFTSSAWMQATRVSLIVAVSSAIIATVMGTAAAYALNLANSRLARSLQVVLMLPLVVPIVITAVGVFLVYANVGLLATMTGLILANVMLGLPYVITSVLVGLRKFDPAQEMVSRSLGMNRLRTFFIVTLPQIRPSVITGLLFAFISALDETVVALFISGGQYQTLTKRMFTALRDEIDPTIASISTLLTAVSFLVVMLVALSARRDPRQNTAS